The Capra hircus breed San Clemente chromosome 25, ASM170441v1, whole genome shotgun sequence genome has a window encoding:
- the TGFB1I1 gene encoding transforming growth factor beta-1-induced transcript 1 protein isoform X2: MEDLDALLSDLETTTSHMPRSGALKERPPEPLTSPLTQMGPGESSGASGDKDHLYSTVCKPRSPKPAAPATPPFSSSCGVLGTGLCELDRLLQELNATQFNITDEIMSQFPSSKETAAEQKEDQSEDKKRPSPPPSPSPVLPKPSATSATLELDRLMASLSDFRVQNHLPASGPTPPPVPSSMSEDAPSPPGPNSKGSLDTMLGLLQSDLSRRGVPTQAKGLCGSCNKPIAGQVVTALGRAWHPEHFVCGGCSTALGGSSFFEKDGAPFCPECYFERFSPRCGLCNQPIRHKMVTALGTHWHPEHFCCVSCGEPFGDEGFHEREGRPYCRRDFLQLFAPRCQGCQGPILDNYISALSALWHPDCFVCRECFAPFSGGSFFEHEGRPLCENHFHARRGSLCATCGLPVTGRCVSALGRRFHPDHFTCTFCLRPLTKGSFQERAGKPYCQPCFLKLFG; encoded by the exons ATGCCCTGCTCTCTGACCTGGAGACCACAACTTCACACATGCCAAGGTCAGGGGCTCTAAAAGAGCGGCCCCCAGAGCCCCTCACGTCTCCTCTGACACAG ATGGGGCCTGGGGAATCTTCAGGAGCCTCTGGGGACAAAGACCATCTGTACAG CACGGTATGCAAGCCTCGGTCCCCGAAGCCTGCAGCCCCTGCCACCCCTCCATTCTCCTCTTCCTGCGGTGTCTTGGGCACGGGGCTCTGTGAGCTAGACAGGTTGCTTCAGGAACTTAACGCTACTCAGTTCAACATAACAG ATGAAATAATGTCTCAGTTCCCATCTAGCAAGGAGACAGCAGCGGAGCAGAAGGAGGACCAGTCTGAGGACAAGAAAAGGCCCAGCCC ccctcccagcccctcccctgttCTCCCAAAGCCTTCAGCCACCTCAGCCACCCTGGAGCTAGATAGACTGATGGCCTCACTCTCTGACTTCCGTGTCCAGAACCAT CTGCCAGCCTCAGGGCCCACCCCACCACCAGTGCCAAGCTCCATGAGTGAGgacgccccctccccaccagggcCCAACAGCAAAGGCAGCCTGGACACCATGCTGGGGCTGCTTCAGTCTGACCTCAGCCGCCGTGGCGTTCCCACCCAGGCCAAGGGCCTCTGTGGCTCCTGCAATAAACCCATTGCTGGGCAA GTGGTGACGGCGCTTGGCCGTGCTTGGCACCCTGAGCACTTCGTTTGCGGTGGCTGTTCCACCGCCCTGGGAGGCAGCAGCTTCTTCGAGAAGGATGGAGCTCCCTTCTGTCCTGAGTGCTACTTCGAGCGCTTCTCTCCGCGATGTGGCCTCTGCAATCAACCCATCCGACAC AAGATGGTTACTGCCTTGGGCACCCACTGGCACCCGGAGCATTTCTGCTGCGTTAGTTGCGGGGAGCCCTTCGGAGATGAAG GTTTCCACGAGCGGGAGGGCCGCCCCTACTGCCGCCGGGACTTCCTACAGCTATTCGCGCCGCGCTGCCAAGGTTGCCAAGGCCCCATTCTGGACAACTACATCTCGGCGCTCAGTGCGCTCTGGCATCCGGACTGTTTCGTCTGCCGG GAATGTTTCGCGCCCTTCTCGGGAGGCAGCTTTTTCGAGCACGAGGGCCGCCCGCTGTGCGAGAACCATTTCCACGCGCGGCGCGGGTCTCTGTGCGCCACGTGCGGCCTCCCGGTGACTGGCCGATGCGTGTCGGCCCTGGGCCGCCGCTTCCACCCGGACCACTTCACCTGCACCTTCTGCCTGCGCCCGCTCACCAAGGGCTCCTTCCAGGAGCGCGCGGGCAAGCCCTACTGCCAGCCCTGCTTCCTCAAGCTCTTCGGCTGA
- the TGFB1I1 gene encoding transforming growth factor beta-1-induced transcript 1 protein isoform X1, whose product MGREVQSLQAPGLRSSGKGGVKRTLGPGTGKVVGKGDNDNALLSDLETTTSHMPRSGALKERPPEPLTSPLTQMGPGESSGASGDKDHLYSTVCKPRSPKPAAPATPPFSSSCGVLGTGLCELDRLLQELNATQFNITDEIMSQFPSSKETAAEQKEDQSEDKKRPSPPPSPSPVLPKPSATSATLELDRLMASLSDFRVQNHLPASGPTPPPVPSSMSEDAPSPPGPNSKGSLDTMLGLLQSDLSRRGVPTQAKGLCGSCNKPIAGQVVTALGRAWHPEHFVCGGCSTALGGSSFFEKDGAPFCPECYFERFSPRCGLCNQPIRHKMVTALGTHWHPEHFCCVSCGEPFGDEGFHEREGRPYCRRDFLQLFAPRCQGCQGPILDNYISALSALWHPDCFVCRECFAPFSGGSFFEHEGRPLCENHFHARRGSLCATCGLPVTGRCVSALGRRFHPDHFTCTFCLRPLTKGSFQERAGKPYCQPCFLKLFG is encoded by the exons atgggcagggaggtgcagagCCTGCAGGCGCCTGGGCTCAGGAGCTCTGGGAAGGGAGGAGTTAAAAGGACCTTGGGTCCAGGGACTGGGAAAGTAGTAGGGAAAGGAGACAATGACA ATGCCCTGCTCTCTGACCTGGAGACCACAACTTCACACATGCCAAGGTCAGGGGCTCTAAAAGAGCGGCCCCCAGAGCCCCTCACGTCTCCTCTGACACAG ATGGGGCCTGGGGAATCTTCAGGAGCCTCTGGGGACAAAGACCATCTGTACAG CACGGTATGCAAGCCTCGGTCCCCGAAGCCTGCAGCCCCTGCCACCCCTCCATTCTCCTCTTCCTGCGGTGTCTTGGGCACGGGGCTCTGTGAGCTAGACAGGTTGCTTCAGGAACTTAACGCTACTCAGTTCAACATAACAG ATGAAATAATGTCTCAGTTCCCATCTAGCAAGGAGACAGCAGCGGAGCAGAAGGAGGACCAGTCTGAGGACAAGAAAAGGCCCAGCCC ccctcccagcccctcccctgttCTCCCAAAGCCTTCAGCCACCTCAGCCACCCTGGAGCTAGATAGACTGATGGCCTCACTCTCTGACTTCCGTGTCCAGAACCAT CTGCCAGCCTCAGGGCCCACCCCACCACCAGTGCCAAGCTCCATGAGTGAGgacgccccctccccaccagggcCCAACAGCAAAGGCAGCCTGGACACCATGCTGGGGCTGCTTCAGTCTGACCTCAGCCGCCGTGGCGTTCCCACCCAGGCCAAGGGCCTCTGTGGCTCCTGCAATAAACCCATTGCTGGGCAA GTGGTGACGGCGCTTGGCCGTGCTTGGCACCCTGAGCACTTCGTTTGCGGTGGCTGTTCCACCGCCCTGGGAGGCAGCAGCTTCTTCGAGAAGGATGGAGCTCCCTTCTGTCCTGAGTGCTACTTCGAGCGCTTCTCTCCGCGATGTGGCCTCTGCAATCAACCCATCCGACAC AAGATGGTTACTGCCTTGGGCACCCACTGGCACCCGGAGCATTTCTGCTGCGTTAGTTGCGGGGAGCCCTTCGGAGATGAAG GTTTCCACGAGCGGGAGGGCCGCCCCTACTGCCGCCGGGACTTCCTACAGCTATTCGCGCCGCGCTGCCAAGGTTGCCAAGGCCCCATTCTGGACAACTACATCTCGGCGCTCAGTGCGCTCTGGCATCCGGACTGTTTCGTCTGCCGG GAATGTTTCGCGCCCTTCTCGGGAGGCAGCTTTTTCGAGCACGAGGGCCGCCCGCTGTGCGAGAACCATTTCCACGCGCGGCGCGGGTCTCTGTGCGCCACGTGCGGCCTCCCGGTGACTGGCCGATGCGTGTCGGCCCTGGGCCGCCGCTTCCACCCGGACCACTTCACCTGCACCTTCTGCCTGCGCCCGCTCACCAAGGGCTCCTTCCAGGAGCGCGCGGGCAAGCCCTACTGCCAGCCCTGCTTCCTCAAGCTCTTCGGCTGA